In one window of Cololabis saira isolate AMF1-May2022 chromosome 23, fColSai1.1, whole genome shotgun sequence DNA:
- the LOC133424371 gene encoding tubulin alpha-1B chain-like, producing MRECISVHVGQAGVQIGNACWELYCLEHGIQPDGQTRSDKTVGGGDDSFNTFFSETGAGKHVPRAVFVDLEPTVIDEVRSGTYRQLFHPEQLITGKEDAANNYARGRYTIGKEIIDLVLDRIRKLADQCTGLQGFLVFHSFGGGTGSGFTSLLMERLSVEYGKKSKLEFSIYPAPQVSTAVVEPYNSILTTHTTLEHSDCAFMVDNEAIYDICRRNLDIERPTYTNLNRLISQIVSSITASLRFAGALNVDLTEFQTNLVPYPRIHFPLATYAPVISAEKAYHEQLTVAEITNACFEPANQMVKCDPRHGKYMACCLLYRGDVVPKDVNAAIATIKTKRSIQFVDWCPTGFKVGINYQPPTVVPGGDLAKVQRALCMLSNTTAIAEAWARLNHKFDLMYAKRAFVHWYVGEGMEEAEFSEAREDMAALEMDYEEVGVDSVDDGGEDEAGEY from the exons GGCCAGGCCGGTGTTCAGATTGGAAATGCATGCTGGGAGCTTTACTGCCTGGAGCACGGCATCCAGCCGGACGGACAGACCCGAAGTGACAAGACAGTCGGCGGAGGAGACGACTCCTTCAACACCTTCTTCAGTGAAACTGGAGCTGGAAAACACGTGCCGAGAGCCGTCTTTGTGGACCTGGAGCCCACCGTCATCG ATGAGGTGCGGTCGGGGAcctaccgtcagctgttccaccCCGAGCAGCTGATCACTGGCAAGGAGGATGCTGCCAACAACTACGCCCGCGGACGCTACACCATCGGGAAAGAAATCAtagacctggttctggaccggatCCGGAAACTG GCGGACCAGTGCACCGGCCTGCAGGGCTTCCTGGTGTTCCACAGCTTCGGCGGGGGCACCGGCTCTGGTTTCACCTCCCTGCTGATGGAGCGTCTGTCCGTGGAATACGGCAAGAAGTCCAAGCTGGAGTTCTCCATCTACCCGGCCCCCCAGGTATCCACGGCGGTGGTGGAGCCGTACAACTCCATCCTGACCACCCACACCACCCTGGAGCACTCCGACTGCGCCTTCATGGTGGACAACGAGGCCATCTACGACATCTGCCGCAGGAACCTGGACATCGAGCGTCCCACCTACACCAACCTGAACCGGCTCATCAGTCAGATCGTGTCCTCCATCACCGCCTCCCTCCGCTTCGCTGGCGCCCTCAACGTGGATCTGACGGAATTCCAGACCAACCTGGTGCCGTATCCCCGGATCCACTTCCCTCTGGCCACCTACGCCCCCGTCATCTCGGCGGAGAAGGCTTACCACGAGCAGCTGACCGTAGCTGAGATCACCAACGCCTGCTTCGAGCCGGCCAACCAGATGGTGAAGTGCGACCCTCGCCACGGCAAGTACATGGCCTGCTGCCTGCTGTACCGCGGAGACGTGGTGCCCAAAGACGTCAACGCCGCCATAGCAACCATCAAAACCAAGCGCAGCATCCAGTTCGTGGACTGGTGCCCCACCGGCTTCAAGGTGGGCATCAACTACCAGCCCCCCACCGTGGTTCCcgggggagacctggccaaggtgCAGAGGGCTTTGTGCATGCTGAGCAACACCACCGCCATCGCCGAGGCCTGGGCTCGGCTCAACCACAAGTTTGACCTGATGTACGCCAAGCGGGCCTTCGTCCACTGGTACGTGGGGGAGGGGATGGAGGAGGCGGAGTTCTCCGAGGCCCGGGAGGACATGGCGGCTCTGGAGATGGACTAcgaggaggtgggagttgacAGCGTTGATGATGGAGGAGAGGACGAGGCAGGGGAATATTAA